One window from the genome of Candidatus Nealsonbacteria bacterium encodes:
- the rpsU gene encoding 30S ribosomal protein S21, with amino-acid sequence MPLEILKQERESTQGLIRRFSKAIKKSGILKEARRRRFFQRPLSQRSKKDAALRKERLREEFKKKEKLGLNK; translated from the coding sequence ATGCCTTTAGAAATTCTAAAACAAGAAAGAGAAAGCACTCAAGGATTGATTCGCCGATTTTCAAAAGCAATCAAAAAGAGTGGTATTTTGAAGGAAGCTCGAAGAAGAAGGTTTTTTCAAAGACCTTTAAGTCAGAGATCTAAAAAAGATGCCGCCTTAAGGAAAGAGAGGTTAAGAGAGGAGTTCAAGAAGAAAGAAAAACTCGGCCTTAATAAATAG
- a CDS encoding histidine triad nucleotide-binding protein, with protein MSDCIFCKIVRNEALADILYEDEYSVVFKSINPVAPVHLLVVPKKHIISVDHIVENDKKLIGHLFLVAQKVAAEQGIDSGYKLAVNVGRAGGQEVFHLHIHLLGGWKNARDRDIPNMP; from the coding sequence ATGTCAGATTGTATATTTTGTAAAATAGTCCGAAATGAAGCTCTGGCTGACATTCTTTATGAAGATGAGTATTCAGTAGTGTTTAAAAGTATTAATCCGGTGGCACCGGTTCATCTTTTAGTAGTTCCCAAGAAACATATCATATCTGTTGATCATATTGTTGAAAATGATAAGAAGTTAATTGGACATCTTTTTTTAGTGGCTCAAAAAGTAGCTGCTGAACAAGGAATAGATTCGGGGTATAAGCTTGCGGTTAATGTTGGTCGAGCAGGAGGCCAGGAAGTCTTTCATCTTCATATACACTTGCTAGGAGGCTGGAAAAATGCTAGAGATAGAGATATTCCAAACATGCCTTAG
- the hisS gene encoding histidine--tRNA ligase, which yields MKKIKFQRATGTHDILPFDQKYFKKVSDILDDVAEFYGFGKLDTPIIEEAELFVKGVGADTDIAQKEMYALKTKGGDHLVLRPEGTAPIVRAYIEHGMMNRPQPIRLYYFGPFFRYERPQAGRYRQFWQYGLEVFGEDNPIADAQLIQIFYGILADLKIENVSIEINSIGDKECRPAYRKVLVKYLKSKASSLCVDCKKRVKENPLRVLDCKQEKCQKIKEEAPQMIDHLCLQCHQHFKKVLEYLDEIELPYHLSPHLVRGLDYYNRTVFEFFTTGPEGKSLALGGGGRYDGLVKLIGGKDVPAIGGAFGVERIIQIIKGGNFKEQKKPKERIFLAQLGDMGRKKTLGMVEEFRKAKISVSESFGKDSLKIQMARAAKVGAKYTLIVGQKEALDESVIIRDMDTGKQDTVKIVDATAEVKKRLKDQ from the coding sequence ATGAAAAAAATAAAATTTCAAAGAGCAACTGGTACACATGACATACTCCCTTTTGATCAAAAATACTTTAAAAAGGTAAGTGATATATTAGATGATGTGGCCGAGTTCTATGGGTTTGGTAAATTAGACACGCCTATCATAGAAGAGGCTGAGCTTTTTGTAAAAGGTGTGGGAGCAGATACTGATATTGCTCAAAAAGAAATGTATGCCCTAAAAACTAAGGGTGGAGATCATTTGGTATTAAGACCTGAGGGCACTGCGCCTATTGTCAGGGCATATATTGAGCATGGCATGATGAATCGACCTCAACCAATACGGTTATATTATTTTGGCCCATTCTTTCGCTATGAACGCCCACAGGCCGGACGATATCGACAGTTTTGGCAATATGGACTAGAAGTCTTTGGAGAAGACAATCCCATTGCTGATGCTCAGTTAATACAAATATTTTATGGAATTTTAGCAGATTTAAAAATTGAAAATGTTTCTATTGAAATAAACAGTATTGGAGATAAGGAATGCAGGCCAGCCTATAGGAAAGTATTAGTTAAATACTTGAAGTCTAAAGCTTCTTCTCTTTGTGTCGATTGCAAGAAGAGAGTGAAAGAAAATCCGCTAAGAGTTCTTGATTGCAAACAAGAGAAATGTCAAAAAATTAAAGAAGAGGCTCCTCAGATGATAGATCATCTCTGTCTTCAATGTCATCAGCATTTTAAGAAAGTTTTAGAGTATTTGGACGAAATAGAACTTCCCTATCACCTCAGTCCGCATTTAGTTCGAGGACTTGATTATTATAACAGAACGGTTTTTGAATTTTTTACCACTGGCCCTGAGGGAAAGAGTCTAGCGCTTGGTGGTGGTGGAAGATATGACGGATTAGTCAAACTTATCGGCGGTAAAGATGTTCCTGCAATCGGCGGAGCATTTGGCGTAGAGAGGATCATTCAAATAATTAAAGGGGGAAATTTTAAAGAACAAAAAAAGCCAAAAGAACGAATATTTTTAGCTCAATTAGGAGATATGGGAAGAAAAAAGACTCTAGGAATGGTTGAAGAGTTTAGAAAAGCAAAAATATCAGTAAGTGAGTCATTTGGAAAGGATTCGTTAAAAATACAAATGGCACGAGCTGCAAAAGTCGGAGCTAAATACACCCTAATAGTCGGCCAAAAAGAAGCATTAGATGAATCAGTTATCATAAGAGATATGGATACTGGCAAACAAGATACAGTTAAGATTGTTGATGCAACCGCTGAGGTTAAAAAAAGATTAAAAGATCAATAA
- the lepB gene encoding signal peptidase I translates to MKDILNFIIETAKVVVIALLIVIPIRFFLFQPFIVSGQSMEPNLAHGDYLIVDQISFRFREPERGEIVVFRYPENPSFRHIKRIIGLPGETIITRGEGIAIKDYKGELISLNESSYLNLDRVYGDVEILLAEDEYFVMGDNRPVSFDSRKWGPLSRENIIGRFAIRLLPINRFQKAEIPNY, encoded by the coding sequence ATGAAAGATATTCTCAACTTTATTATAGAAACTGCGAAAGTAGTTGTTATTGCTCTATTGATAGTTATTCCTATCCGCTTTTTTCTGTTTCAGCCATTTATTGTTAGTGGTCAATCAATGGAGCCTAATCTTGCGCACGGTGACTATCTAATAGTTGATCAAATATCATTTCGTTTTAGGGAGCCAGAACGAGGAGAAATAGTTGTTTTTAGATATCCAGAAAATCCTAGTTTTCGTCACATCAAGAGGATTATTGGTCTTCCTGGCGAGACTATAATAACAAGAGGAGAAGGGATAGCCATTAAAGACTACAAAGGAGAATTAATATCACTAAATGAATCATCTTACTTGAATTTAGATAGGGTATATGGAGACGTTGAAATATTGTTAGCAGAAGATGAATATTTTGTTATGGGAGATAATCGGCCCGTTTCTTTTGACTCTAGGAAATGGGGTCCATTGTCTCGAGAAAACATAATAGGCAGGTTTGCTATAAGGCTTTTGCCAATAAATAGGTTTCAAAAAGCCGAGATCCCAAACTATTGA
- the pth gene encoding aminoacyl-tRNA hydrolase, producing the protein MIIIGLGNPGPKYKNTRHNIGFEALERIRKHYELPPFSFFKKLDAEISKGKIILAKPLTFMNLSGQAVRKILKKYYLSPLDLIVIQDDIDINLGEVKVSKNRGSAGHKGINSIISEIGTKDFTRIRIGILSDDKKTIAVERFVIQKFSEEEKLIVEEVLKKTIEIVDEIIKKEAEN; encoded by the coding sequence ATGATAATTATAGGCCTTGGCAATCCAGGTCCAAAATATAAAAATACCCGCCACAACATAGGATTTGAGGCACTGGAAAGAATAAGGAAACACTATGAGCTCCCCCCTTTTTCTTTTTTTAAAAAACTTGATGCTGAAATATCAAAAGGAAAGATAATACTAGCCAAGCCATTAACTTTTATGAACCTCTCGGGTCAAGCTGTTAGGAAAATACTTAAAAAATATTACCTATCTCCTTTGGACCTCATAGTAATACAAGACGATATTGATATTAATCTCGGAGAAGTTAAAGTATCTAAGAATAGAGGATCTGCGGGACATAAGGGAATTAATTCAATTATAAGCGAAATTGGAACCAAGGACTTTACCCGAATAAGAATTGGCATACTTTCTGATGATAAAAAAACAATCGCCGTAGAAAGATTTGTAATCCAGAAATTTTCAGAAGAAGAAAAGCTAATAGTAGAAGAAGTGCTTAAGAAAACAATTGAAATAGTTGATGAGATTATAAAAAAAGAAGCTGAGAATTAA